Sequence from the Nitrincola iocasae genome:
TTCGTCATGCTAATCAGGACTTTGTCACCGATGAAGATATCGAAGCGCTGGTTAACTGGCAGCCAAAGGCCGAGCCGGACAAGGAAATTGCCTTTGTGCCTGCGCGCGTGTTGCTACAGGACTTTACCGGTGTACCCGCCATTGTGGATCTTGCTGTCATGCGCGATGCCATGCAGCAGCTTGGCAAGCCAGCGGATAGAATTAACCCGCTTACCCCCGTCGAACTGGTGATCGATCACTCGGTGATGGTGGACGAATACGGTGCCGCTGATTCTTTCAGAAAAAATACTGACATAGAGATGCAGCGTAACAAGGAACGCTATCAGTTCCTGCGTTGGGGCCAGCAGGCCTTTGATAATTTCAAGGTAGTGCCGCCAGGTACCGGCATCGTTCATCAGGTCAATCTGGAATATCTGGCCAGAGTGACCTTCGAGCGCGACGGTGTGCTTTATCCTGATTCGTTAGTGGGCACTGATTCCCATACCACGATGATCAATGGCCTCGGAATTCTCGGCTGGGGAGTAGGCGGCATCGAAGCCGAAGCGGCCATGTTAGGCCAGCCCATCAGTATGCTGATCCCCCAGGTGGTCGGTGTGAAACTCAGTGGCTCTATGCCCGAAGGGGTTACCGCGACCGATCTGGTGCTGACTGTGACTGAACAGCTGCGCAAATTGGGCGTGGTGGGTAAGTTTGTGGAGTTCTTCGGCCCGGGCCTAAAGCAGCTCAGCCTGGCTGATCGTGCCACCATCGCCAATATGGCCCCGGAATACGGCGCTACCTGCGGTATCTTCCCGGTTGATGAAGAAACATTGAATTATATGCGCCTGACTGGCCGTAATGATGAACACATAGAGCTGGTGCGCCGCTATATGCAGCACATGGGTATGTGGCACGATGACAGCTCGCCTGAAGCAGAATATTCAGATTTATTAGTGCTGGATTTATCTGCACTGGTACCATCCATCGCCGGGCCAAAACGGCCACAAGACAGAATCAGTTTGACCGATACCAAAACCGAATTTGCCACATTGGCCAGCAATCATCAGGAAGCGCAAAAGCAACTGATTGGCCGGTTTGAAAATGAAGGTGGCAGCACCGCGGTAGGGAATGAAGATGCCAGTGAGACGGATAACAACACCATCAAACATGGGGGAGAAGCCTTCACCCTGAGCCATGGTGATGTAGTGATTGCGGCTATAACCAGTTGCACCAACACCTCTAATCCGGCTGTGCTGATGGCCGCCGGCCTGCTGGCAAGAAAGGCCAGGGAACTGGGGCTGAAAACCAAGCCTTGGGTAAAGACGAGTCTGGCGCCTGGCTCACAGGTTGTAACCGGCTATCTGGAACAAGCTGGCCTGATGGATGATCTCGAAGCGCTGGGCTTTTATCTGGTGGGTTACGGCTGTACCACCTGTATCGGTAATGCCGGTCCTTTGCCCGAACCTGTCAGTAAAGCCATTAAACAGAAAAATCTGTTGGTTGCTGCAGTACTCTCCGGCAACCGTAACTTCGAAGGGCGCATTCATCAGGATGTACATGCCAACTACCTGGCTTCGCCTCCGTTGGTGGTGGCTTATGCCCTGGCTGGCAGCATGAATATCGATTTTTATAATGATCCCCTGGGGCAAGATACCCAAGGCAAGGATGTGTACCTTAAAGACATCTGGCCCAACAGCAAAGAAATTCAGCAATGTATCCATGCCAATATTCATGCCAAGGACTTTACCGAGAGTTATGCCGATGTCTTTAAAGGCGATGCCAACTGGCGCAATCTGGAGGTCAACGACTCGGATCGCTATCAGTGGCCAGATTCCAGCTATATACGTAAACCGCCTTTCTTTGACGGGATTAAGGCCGAGCCTGATGAGGTGCCGGTGATACATGATGCCCGTTGCCTTGTCAAAGTAGCTGACAGTATTACCACCGACCATATT
This genomic interval carries:
- the acnA gene encoding aconitate hydratase AcnA → MSSAYAKSATLEHQGRSYQYYPFNALTDKFNPQRLPYSLKILLENMLRHANQDFVTDEDIEALVNWQPKAEPDKEIAFVPARVLLQDFTGVPAIVDLAVMRDAMQQLGKPADRINPLTPVELVIDHSVMVDEYGAADSFRKNTDIEMQRNKERYQFLRWGQQAFDNFKVVPPGTGIVHQVNLEYLARVTFERDGVLYPDSLVGTDSHTTMINGLGILGWGVGGIEAEAAMLGQPISMLIPQVVGVKLSGSMPEGVTATDLVLTVTEQLRKLGVVGKFVEFFGPGLKQLSLADRATIANMAPEYGATCGIFPVDEETLNYMRLTGRNDEHIELVRRYMQHMGMWHDDSSPEAEYSDLLVLDLSALVPSIAGPKRPQDRISLTDTKTEFATLASNHQEAQKQLIGRFENEGGSTAVGNEDASETDNNTIKHGGEAFTLSHGDVVIAAITSCTNTSNPAVLMAAGLLARKARELGLKTKPWVKTSLAPGSQVVTGYLEQAGLMDDLEALGFYLVGYGCTTCIGNAGPLPEPVSKAIKQKNLLVAAVLSGNRNFEGRIHQDVHANYLASPPLVVAYALAGSMNIDFYNDPLGQDTQGKDVYLKDIWPNSKEIQQCIHANIHAKDFTESYADVFKGDANWRNLEVNDSDRYQWPDSSYIRKPPFFDGIKAEPDEVPVIHDARCLVKVADSITTDHISPAGAIKSDSPAGEYLQQQGIAPKDFNSYGSRRGNHEVMMRGTFANVRLKNQLAPGTEGSATHYFPDDKPMSIYAAAMKYKEQGTPLVILAGKEYGTGSSRDWAAKGPALLGVKLVIAQSYERIHRSNLVGMGILPLEFVDGQSADSLDLDGSEYFTVPAVDQDSKRVTVTARKENGEEVSFEAKVRIDTPNEFQYYLHGGILHFVLRKLAQ